In one window of Pseudochaenichthys georgianus chromosome 5, fPseGeo1.2, whole genome shotgun sequence DNA:
- the LOC117446305 gene encoding uncharacterized protein isoform X1 — protein sequence MCVCVRVCLRLVEQQGNLKTSLRSASGTLCVLGAEIWCVQSGCDRQEDPVQFPALERFPANMDDLDALLADLESTTSHISKRPLFLSDETAYSFPVGGQSQQDLSSPPQIPTTPSELNGVDETESFSSAQRSPWSRDSGSPTQTIGEEDHVYSFPNKQKNSDSSAGAMNSSLGSNLSELDRLLLELNAVQQSTPAFPTEEEAAPPLPASSVIHHVQENGVSTAGKAGPPVLEKPKRSVLARGIEDVRPSVESLLDELESSVPSPIPTPSVVSEELTDGQEETPAQQQARMSASSATRELDELMASLSDFKVQSNSGSQSSVNQDAGDASFLTGSPEMSPSINTNIGSVDTTLPSSCSTPSSTPIPFELHIDEDGCSTSKSSAGSTVVISSSKSLQYSEIQQIDNGDSVTSEFSCVESLSICCKTNPASEAEVNSPVQVSTTSTSTISNSLEKSFSPGTFGKSSSPVPTARSFSPVIVSNSPSPVSWSKNPSPILTAKSPSPPDLKCSSPSQLYNNTSPIPESYSPAPRIHSPVSVTRLSSPVPKCASPMTVRNISSPLTIPKSASPETVPNSASPLSITRLSSPVPKISSPVTLPNISSVPKRYSPETLPMSASPIMHPGLTSPGTVPKSPAQVIRKHYTVTGTNSPRASPVPLAAVPSNKPSAPPREKQGGDTLGLSWPCREPFLDEALDNLLAPNSNQLNENQPPASSMSGDDWEEEEGSYTDYSREGTLTPMTESSWMDECPTPSTCPGTPDATLELPTQQPSAVERLSASGQLKNVIRRTKETSNVHPMFSEAMLRRKIGPVIVNKSNSQDRLIMELQRKLGCGKVEPKRKQQPDDWRTEGVIVMSNPQRTREERGRPSVDKVDVRGAQQESVLFRATK from the exons ATGCTTTGTTGGCGGACCTTGAGTCCACAACATCCCACATTTCCAAGCGTCCGCTCTTCCTGTCTGACGAGACCGCCTACTCCTTCCCTGTTGGGGGTCAGAGCCAGCAAGACCTCTCCTCTCCACCCCAAATCCCAACCACTCCCTCTGAACTAAACGGAGTTGATGAAACAGAG TCCTTCAGCTCAGCCCAGAGAAGTCCCTGGTCTAGAGATAGCGGCAGTCCAACTCAAACAATCGGTGAAGAGGACCACGTATACAG CTTCCCTAATAAGCAGAAGAATAGTGACTCATCAGCTGGTGCCATGAACTCATCCTTGGGCAGCAACCTGTCTGAACTGGATCGCCTGCTGTTGGAGCTCAACGCTGTCCAGCAAAGCACCCCTGCCTTCCCCACAGAAG AAGAAGCAGCTCCCCCACTGCCTGCCAGCAGCGTCATCCACCATGTCCAGGAGAACGGAGTCTCTACTGCGGGCAAGGCTGGTCCCCCTGTACTGGAGAAGCCAAAGCGCAGTGTGCTAGCTCGGGGAATAGAGGATGTACGACCAAGTGTAGAGAGCCTTCTGGATGAGCTGGAAAGTTCTGTGCCCTCTCCAAT TCCCACACCGTCGGTTGTGTCAGAAGAACTAACAGATGGACAAGAGGAAACACCGGCTCAGCAACAAGCCAGAATGTCTGCCTCCTCTGCCACACGAGAGCTGGATGAGCTCATGGCCTCCCTGTCTGACTTCAAAGTCCAAAGCAAT TCTGGTTCTCAGTCATCCGTGAATcaagatgctggagatgctTCATTTTTAACTGGTTCACCAGAAATGTCCCCATCTATAAATACCAACATCGGCTCAGTTGATACTACTCTACCTTCTAGCTGCTCTACTCCCTCCTCTACCCCTATTCCATTTGAACTTCATATAGATGAAGATGGTTGTTCAACCTCTAAATCTTCAGCTGGTTCCACTGTAGTCATTTCATCGTCCAAGAGCCTTCAGTACTCAGAGATCCAACAGATAGATAATGGTGACAGTGTCACCTCCGAGTTCTCTTGTGTGGAGAGCCTCAGTATCTGTTGTAAAACAAATCCTGCTAGTGAAGCTGAAGTCAACAGCCCTGTACAAGTGTCGACAACCAGCACTAGTACAATCTCAAATTCACTTGAAAAGAGCTTTAGCCCAGGTACTTTTGGCAAAAGTTCCAGTCCAGTACCCACTGCAAGGAGCTTCAGTCCAGTAATTGTTTCTAACAGCCCTAGTCCTGTTAGTTGGTCTAAAAACCCTAGTCCCATCCTAACAGCCAAGAGTCCTAGTCCACCAGATCTGAAATGCTCCAGTCCAAGTCAGTTGTACAATAACACAAGCCCAATCCCTGAAAGTTACAGTCCAGCTCCAAGAATTCATAGTCCAGTCTCAGTTACAAGGCTTTCAAGTCCAGTTCCAAAATGTGCGAGTCCAATGACAGTCCGTAATATCTCCAGTCCTTTAACTATCCCAAAGAGTGCTAGTCCGGAAACAGTTCCCAATAGCGCAAGTCCATTGTCAATCACAAGACTTTCAAGTCCAGTTCCAAAGATTTCAAGTCCTGTGACTCTCCCTAATATCTCTAGTGTGCCCAAGAGGTATAGTCCTGAAACATTGCCAATGAGTGCTTCCCCAATAATGCACCCAGGGCTTACAAGTCCAGGGACAGTTCCAAAAAGTCCTGCTCAAGTTATCAGAAAGCATTACACAGTTACAGGCACTAACAGTCCCAGAGCTTCACCAGTTCCACTTGCTGCTGTACCATCAAATAAGCCGTCTGCCCCTCCTAGAGAAAAGCAGGGAGGTGACACACTGGGTTTATCATGGCCATGTCGGGAGCCTTTCTTAGATGAGGCTTTAGACAACCTCTTGGCCCCCAACTCCAACCAGTTGAATGAGAACCAGCCACCTGCTTCCTCTATGTCCGGAGATGAttgggaggaggaagaggggagttacACTGATTACAGCCGAGAGGGAACCCTCACACCCATGACTGAGTCCAGCTGGATGGATGAGTGCCCCACCCCCTCCACCTGCCCCGGGACACCAGATGCAACGCTGGAGCTTCCgacacagcagccctctgcagTCGAGCGACTATCTGCTTCTGGCCAA CTGAAGAACGTTATCCGGCGCACCAAGGAGACCTCCAATGTGCATCCAATGTTCAGCGAGGCAATGTTACGGCGTAAAATAGGGCCGGTCATTGTGAATAAGAGCAACTCGCAAGATCGACTCATTATGGAACTGCAGCGGAAACTGGGGTGTGGGAAAGTGGAGCCCAAGCGTAAACAACAGCCGGATGATTGGAGGACAGAGGGAGTCATCGTCATGTCCAACCCACAGCGAACACGAGAAGAAAGGGGCCGGCCATCTGTGGATAAGGTAGACGTTAGAGGGGCACAGCAGGAGTCAGTGCTATTTCGTGCTACTAAGTGA
- the rplp0 gene encoding large ribosomal subunit protein uL10, whose amino-acid sequence MPREDRATWKSNYFLKIIQLLDDFPKCFVVGADNVGSKQMQTIRLSLRGRAVVLMGKNTMMRKAIRGHLENNPALEKLLPHIKGNVGFVFTKEDLTEVRDLLLHNKVPAAARAGALAPCEVTVPAQNTGLGPEKTSFFQALGITTKISRGTIEILNDVNLIKTGDKVGASEATLLNMLNISPFSFGLNIQQVYDNGSVYSPEVLDITEASLHAKFLEGVRNIASVCLTIGYPTLASVPHTIINGFKRVLAVAVETDYSFPLADKVKAFLADPSAFAAVAAPVVAAAEAAPAAKEEAKEESEAEGSDDDMGFGLFD is encoded by the exons ATGCCCAGGGAAGACAGGGCCACGTGGAAGTCCAactattttttgaaaatcatc CAACTTCTGGATGATTTCCCCAAATGCTTCGTTGTGGGTGCAGACAATGTCGGCTCCAAGCAGATGCAGACCATCCGTCTGTCTCTGCGAGGAAGGGCTGTGGTGCTCATGGGCAAAAACACCATGATGCGCAAAGCCATTCGTGGACACCTTGAGAACAATCCTGCCCTGGAGAA GCTTCTGCCTCACATTAAAGGAAATGTGGGCTTTGTCTTCACCAAGGAGGATCTGACTGAGGTTCGGGACCTGCTGCTGCACAACAAG GTGCCTGCAGCTGCCCGTGCTGGAGCCCTTGCCCCTTGTGAAGTCACCGTGCCAGCCCAGAACACTGGTCTGGGGCCTGAGAAGACCTCCTTCTTCCAGGCTCTGGGTATCACCACCAAGATCTCGAGGGGAACCATTGAAATCTTG AATGACGTCAATCTGATCAAGACCGGCGACAAGGTTGGTGCCAGCGAGGCCACGCTCCTCAACATGCTGAACATCTCTCCCTTCTCCTTTGGACTCAACATTCAGCAGGTGTATGACAATGGCAGTGTTTACAGTCCTGAGGTGCTCGACATCACTGAGGCTTCTCTGCATGCCAAGTTCCTGGAG GGTGTGAGGAACATTGCAAGCGTGTGTCTGACGATTGGCTATCCCACTTTGGCCTCTGTCCCCCACACCATCATCAATGGCTTCAAGAGAGTCCTGGCTGTCGCTGTGGAGACAGACTACTCCTTCCCCCTGGCAGACAAG GTCAAGGCCTTCTTGGCTGACCCATCTGCTTTTGCTGCTGTCGCAGCACCTGTAGTGGCCGCAGCTGAGGCCGCTCCGGCTGCTAAGGAGGAGGCTAAGGAAGAGTCTGAGGCTGAGGGATCAGATGATGACATGGGCTTCGGTCTGTTcgactaa
- the golga7 gene encoding golgin subfamily A member 7, producing MAETHSLQDLQQPTASSKVFVQRDYGSGTISKFHTKFPSELEPRIDKQQFEETIQTLNNLYAEAEKLGGKSYLEGCLACITAYTIFLCMETHYEKVLKKIARYIKDQNEKIYAPRGLLLTDPIERGLRVVEITIFEERSIGSGR from the exons ATGGCTGAG ACCCACAGTTTACAGGACCTTCAGCAGCCAACTGCCTCTTCCAAGGTGTTTGTCCAGAGAGACTACGGCTCAGGAACCATCTCCAAGTTCCATACCAAGTTTCCCTCTGAACTGGAGCCTAGG ATTGATAAGCAGCAGTTTGAGGAAACCATCCAGACTCTTAACAACTTGTACGCAGAAGCAGAGAAACTAGGAGGCAAGTCGTATTTGGAAGGATGTCTGGCTTGTATAACTGCCTACACAATATTCCTCTGTATGGAGACACACTATGAAAAG GTTTTAAAGAAGATTGCCCGGTACATCAAGGACCAGAATGAAAAGATTTACGCTCCCAGAGGCTTGCTGTTGACAGACCCCATAGAGAGAGGCCTCAGAGTC GTTGAAATTACCATCTTTGAAGAGAGAAGTATTGGCTCTGGAAGATAA